The DNA segment GAACTCTCCGCCCGTGACCGCCGCTACCTGGAGTTCGCCGATGCCTTCGAACAACGCTTCGTGCAACAGGGGGAGGATGAGGACCGCAGTATCGAAGAGACCCTCAACCTGGCCTGGGACCTGCTCTCCAGCTTCCCGCCTCAGGCCCTGACCCGGGTCAACGAAACCGAAATCGCCAAATACCATCGGCAGAGCGCATGACCGGCAAACGCATCAAGGCGGCCCCGACCAAGAACACCCTGCTGAACCTGAAACGGCAGCTGAATTTTCTGGAAGAGGGCCATAGCCTGCTGGAACGCAAGCGGGAGCTGCTCACCCGACTGGTCTATCAGCGCATCGGCGAGTATCGCAAAATCAGGGATCAGGCCCATGAAGCGACCAAGCAAGCCTATCACTGGCTCAGCATGCTACAGCTGCGAATGGGCAGCCGCGCCCTCAACCAGGCGGCCATCGGAGTTAAGCCGGTGCTCGATCTGAAAATCCTGCCGCGCCGCAACCTGGGCGTGGAGTTTCCGTCGGTCACCGGCGAACTGCTCCCCCTCAACCCGGTCGGCCTCCTCGGCACCGATCCCAGCTTCGATGAAACCCGTCTGCACTTTGCTGAAGCATCACTGCAACTGGCGAAGATGGGTGAGGTCTCCATGAGTCTGAATCGCTTGATCGCGGAACAGCGCAAGGCGCAGAAAAGGGTGAATGCGTTGCGCTATAACATCATTCCCCAGTATCGCAATACGATTCGGTTTATTGAGAATGCGCTTGAAGAGGAAGAGAGGAATGCGTTGTTTCAGGTGAAGGTGTTGCGGGATCAGGAGAAGATTTAACCCGCTGCCTTCTCTTCACCTTGCAAGACCTCCCCTAAAGGACTGCGAACGGCAGACCCTCCACGATTGAGCACGTGAGTATAGATCTGAGTTGTGCGAACATCCTTATGTCCAAGTTGCTCCTGTACCGTCCGAATATCCTGACCACGCTCCAGGAGATGCGTTGCAAACGAGTGACGCAATGTGTGACAACTGGCCTTTTTATTTATACCGGCTGCATGCACCGCACATTTCACCGCTTTTCTTACGCTGCTCTCATCGAGATGGTGGCGACGGGTGACCTCTGAGCGTGGGTCGATGCTGCGCTGGGTGGCGGGAAACACATATTGCCATTTCCATTCCCGGTCTGCGTTGGGATACTTCTTCGACAGAGCAAAAGGCAGATAAACCGACCCGAACCCTTCCGCCAGGTCACGCTCGTGCAAAGTACGTACAATTTCAAGATGGCGCTTCAAGGGTACAACAACTTCATCCGCGAGGGTCACCACACGATCCTTACCCCCTTTACCACTCCGCACATAGATCGCACGGTGATCAAAATCGAGATCCATGACCCTTAGCCTGACACTCTCAATCAACCTGAGCCCCGAACCGTATTGCAGACAGCCGATCAACCATTGTTGTCCATTCAGGTTATTGAGAATCCGCGCCACTTCCTGCCTGTTCAGAACAACTGGAAGTCTTTTCGGTCTTTTGGCGCGGACAATACCATCGATTTCATTCAGAGGTCGTTCCAGCACATAACGGTACATAAAGACCAATGCATTCAGTGCGACATTTTGCGTACTTGCTGAAACATTACCATTGACTGCCAAATGGGTAAGAAATTGAGAGACTTCTCGTTCCCTCATATCCTTTGGATGACGCTTTTTGTGATAATAAATAAAACGTTTGATCCAATGAATATAGGTATCTTCAGTTCGCCTGCTGTAGTGACGCACACGTATCTGGTTGATAACTTCTTGAAGAAAAGGTGATTTCTGGCAGGTACCATCCATGATTACTTTCTCTTTATGTTCTCCCTTAAAATAATAGTATTTTAGTTCCCGGAAGAAGTCAATCGAGAAAAGATGCTTAGATATAAGGAACATTTCCCGAATTGTACGATGACCACTGCTTACTCGTCTTAGTCATTCAGGTCAAACGATTGGTAAAATCATGAATTATGGTATAAATAAGGTGTTAACAGGGAGGTTAAGTCACTTCTTGATCACCACCCCTCGTTATTTAGATATAAGGCAACTTGCCCGTTTAAACAGGTTCATTTGGCCCGCTATCCAGCATAAATTACGGGATAGTGGGAAGATTGCACTTTGAAGTGGGTGAATTGACGGGATATAAGGCAATGTGCCTTTGAATATATGTTAGCGAACAAAAATGTCCAAGAGAGGGAGTTTAACAATCGGTTTGGTAGTCATATCAATTCTTATGGCTTTATATGAGTTCATCGCATATATAATTGAAATATACCCAAACGAATACTTATTAAAAATTAGCTCAACGATTTTTTTGTTTTTACTTGTAATGTGGGTTGTTGAAGATGGGAGATCAAAAACAAATATTTATAAACCATATGATTTTGGCTTTCTCATTCTAATGTTTTGGTTACCATATATGCCGTACTACTTTTTGAAAACAAGAGGACTCATTGGTTTAGTATATTTGGTTGGGCTGTTGTTACTGCTCAATATGGGCTTGCTTTTGCAGTGGGGCTATTATTATGCCACTTAAGATACTGCTAGGTATCGCTAACAAGCGGGTCATGTTCGTTCGCTGTCGCTCACTGGGACACTTCGCTTCGCTGCGCGCCCCATACCCAGGTCGTTACGTGTACAACGAGAATCATCGATGAAATACTTACTTGTTCTAGGGTTCGCAATTTTGGGGGCTACCATGTCATTTGCAGAAAATCCACATGACTTCACAAATGTGGACTCAAGGGAGAAAGCTATAAAGTTAGTTGGGGAAGGGAAGCTCGTACCTCTACTATTATTTCCAGCAGAATTCGGAGGAGAGGAAATACCGCAAAATACTGTTTACGTTCCACCAGAAACAAAAGACATCCAGGCCCAAATTATTGGAACGTTAATAAAATTTGTTGAAGACGGGCTCATTGACAATCTAAAGGCCGAACCCGCGATAAACAAGACACCCAACCTAAAATCTAACAATCCCGCGCGCATCACTGAGCAAGATGGTTGCTCCATCTAGTCATTGATATTTAAGTCATACAGCTTTTTTTGCGAGAAACGGCTTGATAATCGTAGATGAATAGTAATTTTAAACTGTGTTTGCACAGTGTCAGACAGGATTGTGCCTCAACTTACGCTGATGCAGTCGGTTTTAGGTGGGTGAGTATTATTTACGTAAGCAGTAGCCGCAGTAGCCGCAGATAGCAGATAAACAAGACACCCAATCTAAAATCTAACAGCCCGCGCGCATCAACTGAACAATAGGGTTACCCCATCTAGTCACTGATATTTAAGTCATACAGTTTTTTTTGCGAGAAACGGCTTGATAATTTGAGATGAATAATAATTTTTAGACTGTGTTTGCACAGTGTCAGACAGGGTTGTGCCTCAACTTACGCTGATAAAGTCAGTTTTTGCTCGGTGAATATTATTTACGTAAGCAGTAGCCGCACAGCCCCGAGATTGGGCGTTCGTCGATACTTCAATCTTCGGCATGCTGCGGTGAGCCTGTGACTCATGCCGACCAGCCCCTTGAAGCGGCTCTCAAAGTTTTGGGTCATGTAGAGCCAATGGTTGGTATCGATCTGTAACCGCTCGAGAATGGGCGGTTGGTTATCAGCTATATAGCCGCGTTTGTTGTCCAGGATGGCACGCCCTGTCCAATCGATCAGTTCAAGATAGTCTGTGAGCCGAAACGGCAGGCCCTTGGGCATGTCCTGGCGAGGGTAGCCGACGAAGGGCACCAGGCCGTAGAGTGTTTCATTATCGTCGAGAGGTTTCTGAACGCGTTTGAGTTGATCTGTCCGCTCTGCAATGGAGGTGTAGTCGGATTCCTCCGGGGTCTGTGCCACCCCTGCCCTGACCGGATTGAGGTCCACATAGGCCATACAGGCCATCAGGGCCTTTTCATCCAGCAGGGCCTGGGATTTGTAGCGGCCCTCCCAGTAGCGCCCGGTGCAGTCGTCCTCTTGATTGGCCTGACGGGCGATCGGTTCGTTGAGACAGCGCATGAACCAGCTGATGTCGTGCAGCCGTTTGCGCCATTTTGTCAGCAGTTCCGAAACCGTTTCCTGCTCTGCACGGGTCATGGTGTCCTGAGAGAGATAACGTTGGAGGAGTACAGGCAGCGAGAAGAGACGCTCCCAGCGCGTGATTACCTCTTGCTCGCTCCACTCGGCGGCACGTTCAGTATCCACATGGAGGATGACGTGGTAGTGGTTTGACATCACGGCATAGGCGCAGATGTCGATGGCGAAAACATCCGCCAGCAGTTTCATACGATCGACGATCCATTGGCGCCGATGTTCATAACTTTTGCCGGTATGGGTGTCCACACCGCAGAGGAAGGCGCGGCGCACACAGCGGGAGACGCAGTGGTAATAGGGGGTTTCTTCCAGTAGAACAAGGGCTTTCCTTGGCTTGGGCATCGTATCACTCCTTGATAGATGGGAATTGTTAGAGATTGCCAGAGTTATCTGATTTTGGCAAATTATCGATGGGTGTCCGGTTTAGAGAGTAGAGAGAGTTAGAGATTAACCATGTATAATTGATACAAAACACCCGCCAGTTCAATACTCACTGCTTAGGAGACGAGCTTGAAGACTGACAAAATCAAGCCCAATGTCACGCTTCTTGCATTGCTTGCCGGTGTTGCTGCTGTCGTCGGCGCGACGCCCTACCTGTTTTTCATCGATGCCCTGTGGATACTACCACTGGTGGCAATCGGTGCCGCTGGAATGCTGTGGGTGAAAACCCGCAAACTGCGATCAAATGCCACTTCCGAACCAAGTCCGGGAGAATGGATCACAGCCGCCTGGAGCCTGGTCGCATATGCCGCCATGATCAGCTTTTCCCTGATTTACTATGCCATTGCTTATTGGGCAACGCGTCTGGTTATCTTCCTGATGGGACTGCTGAATGTGCAGCTGGATCTCTCCTGGGCGGATACTATAGGCTTGGCCGTGTCTGGTTTTTTTGCAATAACCCTTTACGCAGTCTCGCTGATAACAGCTTCCGAACTGCCACGCCGACTCTACCCGCGTCTCGCCGGTATACGCTCGCCCTACTATGCACTGTGGCTCACCAACCGCAATTGGATCTTGCTCGCAGTACTTGCCGGTATATTCGCTCTGCTCCTGATGATCGGTCTCGACCTCCACCAGTGGTACTGGATTTTCGCCTGCTCTGCGGTACTGTTTTACACTGGATTTCCCATTGCCCAGTCCGGCGAGGAACGTGAGAAACGCAGAAAACAGGGCCTCAAGGCTACCCGGCTGTTGTTGGACGCATGCGGATGGAGTATGTCACAGCTCGAAGCAAGCGGAGACCCGGAGGTGGATCCGTTTACCGACGAAATCGATTTCATCGCACGCCGCAACGGTGATTCACTGCTGATCGAAGTCGTTGCCGCAGAGGTCGACTGGAAGGTGGCTTCCGGACTGCAAACCACGGCGCATATCCTTGAAGACAAGCTCGGTACTCAACCGTCCGGGCCGACACACCTACGCCCTCTGCTGATCCTTGTGGGCGATAAGATTGACGACAGTGTTAGCCGTTTCGCCGATATCGAGGAGTTCGATGTCGCTCATGTGCCGGAAGCACTAATCAAGAAGGTGCTGAATGCGAAAGGTGATACGACAGGTCTGGAGTCATTAGCGCAGGAACTGATTCCGGCAGTAGGAGCGTCGCATGCATAATAGTCTAGACGTTCTGAGCTTCGGCACGGCGACTCGCGAACCGGTCGCTGTCGATCCAGGAGAAGCCCTACGTCATATGCATCTGCACAGCCGGCGCACACTAATGGAAAATCACCTGCAGAATATCGGTGCCAATCTTACTGATGAGCAGGTTGAAGACCTCTATGATATCCAGCTGAAACGCACCTACTCATGTGCCAGAGGTGACAATTGGGAAATCGTATTCCTGGAAGTTCCACGCTGGATACTCAGCGATGGTGACAAGGCTCGCGACCTGGATGCGCTACGCCATGGTTTCCGCCGCAAGACCGTTCGCTTCGTTTCGCCACAACTCGATCTTCCCAGTCCCGCTGCACGCCGTGTCTTCCAAGTATGGAAAAATAAAGACGGTATCGACGCAAAACTCATTCCATGGTCGGACATCAACTACCTGGAAGATGGAGAAGTACGCCTGCGTGATCTACTGGACGTCGATGCAATTATTCCCGATTCGACGGAAATGACATCATCCCCGGCGGCCACGCCGACATCCGTGTCTCGAGACCGCGTGTTTATCAGTTACAGCCATGCCAATCCTGTATGGTTTCGCCACCTCGAGATTCATTTGGTGGGACTGTGGGACAGGCTCGAGGTCTGGAGTGATAAAGACATTCCAGTCGGAACTGACTGGTTCCCAAGAATTCAATCCGCACTGGATCGTGCGAAAATCGCTATTATGCTGGTGACCCCAGAGTTCGTCGCATCAGACTTTATCCGAACCCATGAAGTACCCAAGATTCTAGAGGCAGCTAACCGAGGTGATCTAACGCTTTTCTGGATCCTTGTCAGCGACAGCCACTATGAGCTGATCGGCCTTGACGCCAAGCAAGCATCCCACGATATCGCCAAACCGCTTGACAGTCTTAACAAGTCAAAACGCAACCAGGCGCTCAAGGCTATCACCCGTAAAGTACTCGATACATTCGAGGCAAGCTGACAGCTACGAACAAAATCAGTAAAGACATCCAATAACCCGGTCAGAGATCCATTCTTACGAATTAACTGGAAACACCCACATAAATCTTGCAATCATCACATGAGTTAGATAGGTTTGACACCACAAAATACGACAGGGAGGTTGTGATGTTACAAGACAGCAAAACCCTAATCAGCCTGGAAGCTACGCACCCCTACCACAGCATCTCCCGCTACGTCCGTCGCACTTGGCTGGGCGGTGAATTCCCCTGTACCTGCCAAAGTTTGGAAGATTGGCGTCATTGGATACTTGATAACTAAATAGTGGCCAACCGTATAATTCCTGCCACCGCCACAAGATGAGATTCCAAAATGCAAACATTACCTGGTTTTCAAGGTGTTCAGTAAAGATAGTGCCCCACATTCTTTGCCTGATTAAATTTAATCTGGGGTATATTAGGGAGTAGTAAATTATGAAGCACATTATTGCAATCACTGGATTCGTATCACTTACACTGAGTTCTTTTGCATGGTCTTACGATACGGACATGGCCAAAGGCTATGCAAAACTGTTCGCCCCGGTTGTTGAGGCAGATGCCGGTAAGGCCCTCCACTTTGTCAAGCCCGACGCATTTGCCAAGGATATCAGAGAAGGCAAAGAGGTAGTCGCCATTGATGTCAGGACACCTGCCGAAACGGGGGTTTTCACCCTATCGATGCCCGATAGCCTGATTATTCCTGTGCACGAACTTTTTAATCAGAAAAATCTCGATCGTATACCTACAGACAAGCCAGTAATTATCGTATGTAAATCTGGCGCAAGGGCAACTGCCGTAGGCACAGCGCTTCGTCATATTGGCTTTGACAATGTCTATATTTTGAAAGGTGGATTTCAGGCATTGAGTACTTATTACGGTACAAAACAGGCCTACCAAAAACTTGAAAAAGGATAGATCTTATAGACAGGCGTAACTCTTGTCTGTGTTGTGTTTTCAGTCGACGCAAAATACGCTGATTCAACCAAATAATACTCCGCATTTTGTGTCGACTGATAATTGAAGCTTAATAAAAGAATTATATATTTGCTGTATTGACCTCCATAAGGTACCCAATCATGACCAACTTAACCTTGGTAATTGGAAACAAAAATTATTCTTCCTGGTCATTGAGGCCCTGGATATTCCTACGTCACAACAAACTGAAATTTGAAGAAAAGAGGATTTCACTATTTGTTGAGACCACTGAGCAGGAGTTGGCCGAATATGACTCAGACCATAAAGTACCTGTGTTGCAAGACAGTGATTTGATTGTTTGGGATTCGCTCTCGATACTGGAATATGTTTCAGAAGTATATCTCAATGGCAAGGGTTGGCCATATGACCGGATGGCTCGCGCAGTAGCCAGGTCTGTGAGTGCTGAAATGCACTCCAGCTTTATGCATGTAAGGAATGAATTGCCAATGAACTGTCGCAAGCAGATTACTTCCATATCGCTCTCCCATGAGGCTGAAAGAGAAATAGATAGAATTAAATCTCTGTGGGAAAGATGTCGTCGCGAGTTCGGCTTTACCGGCAAATGGCTTTTCGGTGATTACTCGATAGCGGATGCAATGTTTGCTCCAATTGCCCTGAGATTCAGTGGTTACAATATTCAATTAATTGGTGTGGCGAAAGAATATGTTGACACTGTCATGCAACAGCCTGAAATCAATGAGTGGATCGAGGCCGGAAAGCTGGAGACCGAGATCATCGAGGACTGTGAACTTTGAATACCACATCTAAAGCAATGGATCCTACAGATAAAGGGCGACTACCGGACCTTACAAATTTTTTAACATTTATATAAACTGACACATCAATGACAGAATAGAATATTACAAATCGTTTAACTTATTTTGACTTAATCAGTAAGGATATTTTCTATCCATGAAACAGCTCATTCTTATTTGTATAGCACTTCTTCTATTCTCAAGCGTGACAAATGCAGACATAGAAGTGACTGATAGTGCGAACGATCCTGGCGGCTCAGAGAAAATTGTCATGATTGGCGCATCCTATTTAAAAGGCTGGCCACTAAGCCAGGTCGCATGTCTCCCGGTGGTAAATAAAGGCGTATCAGGTGAAACCTCTACCCAGGTTCGCGAACGTTTTGCTGCCGATGCCATCTCCTCCAAACCAACGGCTATCATCATATGGGGCCATATAAACGATTTCTCCAATGCCCCTATGGAACAGGAGATGCGAACACGTCAGATAGCCATTGATAACCTGAAACAGATGATTGACCGCACAATAAATGAGGGAATCATTCCGATAGTCGCGACTGAGGTCACTTTTGGACTTGAGTCGGACATAATTACATCGGTCATGCAATTCATAGGATCAGTATTGGGAAAACGCAGTTTCCAAGATTATATCAGTTCAAATGTATTGGCGGTCAACGAGTGGATCAGAAGCTATGCGAACGAGCATGGTATTGGGGTGTTGGAGATCCAGAAACTGATGACAAATGAAGAGGGAAATCGCAAGCAAGGCTATTACACAGACGATTTATCTCATATAACCGATCAGGCCTATCAGGATTTGCAAACCTTTGCACTACCTTTTTTAGAAAAGCAGCTGATCGAAAAACACGGACTCTGTAACTAAACGGGAAACGCCCTTAAAACTCGATATCTCCTCCCACCCTGATGGTGCCGGGCATCCTCTTTATACGCGTACCCGCCAGATAGAGGTCACCCGTCACTTGCAGATCCTTGGGTAGCTTTTTGATATCAAGAGCCCGAAGGTCCAACCACTTCCCTACCTTTAGCCCTTTGGGAAGGCGTTTTATCGAGGTACCGACCAAATTCAGCCAGCCACCAACATTGAGGCCATTCGGCAGCTCCTTGATCGGTGTCGCTGACAGATCCAAACCCCCACCCACCTTGAGTCGTGCGGGAAGTTCAGTCAGCTCGGAGTTGCCCAGATAGAGGTCGCCACCCACAATAAGGTTTTTCGGTAGTCTCTCAATCAGCGTGCCGGAGAGTTCGAGATCACCCGGCACCACCAATCCCGTGGGAAGCTTCATGATTCTGCTTGCCCGCAGATCAAGCCCGGCACCAAGTCGTATAGCTTTCGGCAAACTACGGACCCTGGTACTGAATAGGCTGAGGTCACCATCGACCCGCAGCTTCCCAGGCAACTCCTCGATCATCGTTTCCGACAAGTCAAGATTCCCGGAGACATGTAAGCGCTTGGGCAAACGAATATTATGGCTAGCGGATAGATTGAGATTACCGGCAACAAACAGGGTCTTAGGTAACTTGATATCTTGTGCCTTTTGCAGATCGAGATCACCCTCGAATTGTTTGCCTATGTGTAAATCGCTCACTGTTTTGCACCCGTCCGCCATCCGCTTATAAAATAAATTTTTGTTAAATCCACCGGCAATCCTAGCATCAACCCTGATAGAATCTTAAATCAAAGATTCGAGATTCTAGCTGTGTTGCCGTGATTTGGTATGCAGGACCAGGTTTTCCGGGCTTGCCAGTGGAGTTTAGGGGGGAAAGGAGAATGAAAATCACGATTTTTCTGCTTATTGTCGCTGTCATATTCACTGCCGCCTGGTATTTCGAAAGTCAACGACGTGACGGACTCGATAGAGCTGCCAAGCGTATCGGCCTAACACTCGAACCGGGTCAACAGCGTCTGCCACAGTTCATCGATACAGCGGATTACTATCTGTTCAGCCAGGGACAGCCACTTATCCAGAACATGATGCGAGGTGGGCGAAATGGTGATCGTATATTAGTCTTCAACTACTCATTCGATGCCACAGAGGGGTTTGAAGGTAGACGTGAAATCCCCAATTATTCCGATGAAGGGGTGATACTGACCCATATGCAGACAGTGGTTGCCTTCCATGAAATCACCCCCCTGCCCCATTTCGACCTGAGTCCGAATGACAACTCTAAACGCACCCTGAATACAGACTTCAGATCAGTGGCCTTTGATGATGCTGCCGGCTTTTCTCAAAACTATCGTTTAGCGGCACGGGAAGAGGCAAAGCTCAGATCACTCTTCAATGATGAGTTACTTACGCATCTTGGAAACAAGCCTGGCTGGGTGGTCGAGAGCAAGGGTGATCAAGTAATCTTCTACCACAAGGATGAGCGCTTGGAACCTGATCGGATTCCGGAGTTCATCAATCAGGCACATGCCCTACTGGAAAGGATGCGCCACCACATGAATCCCTGAATGTCGGCAACCATGCACCGAGCATAATTCCTGGAAGGAACTGTCTGCATGAATCAACCCTTCACCATCCATAACCTGACTCAGCGCATGGTCAATATCAATCAGGGCGAAGGTCGTGCAGTGGTCTGGTCCTTTGTCTACTTTTTCTCTTTGCTGAGCAGTTACTACATACTGCGACCGATCCGTGATGAGATGGGAGTTATCGCCGGCGTCGAGAAATTACATTGGCTCTTTACCGCCACTTTTTTTGCCATGTTGCTAGTGGTGCCACTGTTCGGTTATGTAACTTCGCGGCTACGGCGCAAACAGTTTCTACCCTATGTCTACTATTTTTTTATCAGTAATATTCTTATTTTCTATCTCCTTTTCGAATCCGGTTTTTCACAAGTCTATACCGCCCGTATCTTTTTTGTCTGGCTGAGCGTCTTCAATCTTTTCGTGGTCTCGGTTTTCTGGAGTTTCATGACCGATCTTTACAAAGATGAACAAGCCAAGCGGTTATTCGCCATCATCGCCGCAGGAGGAACAATCGGTGCGATTACAGGCCCTCTCTTGACCGCCCTCCTGGTTCAATCCTTGGGTAAGGCACCAATGCTGTTGATATCGGCAGGATTGCTTGGTCTATCGGTGATCAGTATTTATCGCCTGGTTGCCTGGCAACAGACTCAGAATGGAGTCGAACAGACCCGGCAACTCCTTGAAGAGCCAATGGGAGGGGCAATCCTCGACGGTATACGCCTTGCCCTCTCCTCCCCCTACCTGTTGGGAGTATGCCTAATGATGCTGTTGTTTACGCTGCTCTCCACTTTCCTCTATTTTCAGCAGGCACAGATCGTAAAAGAGGCATTTTCAAACTCTGAAACCCGCACTGCTATCTTTGCAACCATTGATCTCAGCGTTAATGTGCTCACCTTGTTACTGCAGATTTTTATTACCTCGCACCTGGTCAAGGGAGTGGGACTGGGTATTACATTGGCATTGATCCCACTGCTGCTTGCCTTGGGTTTTATCATGCTTGGACTCTTTCCCACATTAGCGACACTGATCACTGTTCAAATACTGAGACGCGCGGGTAATTATGCCATCATGCGGCCAGCCCGTGAGATGCTATATGTTGTCCTTAGCCGGGAAGAGAAATACAAGGCAAAGAATTTCATCGACACCGTAGTCTATCGTGGTGGTGATGCTGTCAGCTCCTGGGTCTATGCTGGATTTAAAGCGGCCGGCCTCTCTCTCTCCAGCATCGCCTGGATCGCCGTTCCTCTCTCCCTGGCATGGGCATGGATTGCA comes from the Candidatus Thiodiazotropha sp. CDECU1 genome and includes:
- a CDS encoding V-type ATP synthase subunit D, with translation MTGKRIKAAPTKNTLLNLKRQLNFLEEGHSLLERKRELLTRLVYQRIGEYRKIRDQAHEATKQAYHWLSMLQLRMGSRALNQAAIGVKPVLDLKILPRRNLGVEFPSVTGELLPLNPVGLLGTDPSFDETRLHFAEASLQLAKMGEVSMSLNRLIAEQRKAQKRVNALRYNIIPQYRNTIRFIENALEEEERNALFQVKVLRDQEKI
- a CDS encoding integron integrase, coding for MDGTCQKSPFLQEVINQIRVRHYSRRTEDTYIHWIKRFIYYHKKRHPKDMREREVSQFLTHLAVNGNVSASTQNVALNALVFMYRYVLERPLNEIDGIVRAKRPKRLPVVLNRQEVARILNNLNGQQWLIGCLQYGSGLRLIESVRLRVMDLDFDHRAIYVRSGKGGKDRVVTLADEVVVPLKRHLEIVRTLHERDLAEGFGSVYLPFALSKKYPNADREWKWQYVFPATQRSIDPRSEVTRRHHLDESSVRKAVKCAVHAAGINKKASCHTLRHSFATHLLERGQDIRTVQEQLGHKDVRTTQIYTHVLNRGGSAVRSPLGEVLQGEEKAAG
- a CDS encoding transposase; this encodes MPKPRKALVLLEETPYYHCVSRCVRRAFLCGVDTHTGKSYEHRRQWIVDRMKLLADVFAIDICAYAVMSNHYHVILHVDTERAAEWSEQEVITRWERLFSLPVLLQRYLSQDTMTRAEQETVSELLTKWRKRLHDISWFMRCLNEPIARQANQEDDCTGRYWEGRYKSQALLDEKALMACMAYVDLNPVRAGVAQTPEESDYTSIAERTDQLKRVQKPLDDNETLYGLVPFVGYPRQDMPKGLPFRLTDYLELIDWTGRAILDNKRGYIADNQPPILERLQIDTNHWLYMTQNFESRFKGLVGMSHRLTAACRRLKYRRTPNLGAVRLLLT
- a CDS encoding toll/interleukin-1 receptor domain-containing protein: MHNSLDVLSFGTATREPVAVDPGEALRHMHLHSRRTLMENHLQNIGANLTDEQVEDLYDIQLKRTYSCARGDNWEIVFLEVPRWILSDGDKARDLDALRHGFRRKTVRFVSPQLDLPSPAARRVFQVWKNKDGIDAKLIPWSDINYLEDGEVRLRDLLDVDAIIPDSTEMTSSPAATPTSVSRDRVFISYSHANPVWFRHLEIHLVGLWDRLEVWSDKDIPVGTDWFPRIQSALDRAKIAIMLVTPEFVASDFIRTHEVPKILEAANRGDLTLFWILVSDSHYELIGLDAKQASHDIAKPLDSLNKSKRNQALKAITRKVLDTFEAS
- a CDS encoding rhodanese-like domain-containing protein gives rise to the protein MKHIIAITGFVSLTLSSFAWSYDTDMAKGYAKLFAPVVEADAGKALHFVKPDAFAKDIREGKEVVAIDVRTPAETGVFTLSMPDSLIIPVHELFNQKNLDRIPTDKPVIIVCKSGARATAVGTALRHIGFDNVYILKGGFQALSTYYGTKQAYQKLEKG
- a CDS encoding glutathione S-transferase family protein, with the protein product MTNLTLVIGNKNYSSWSLRPWIFLRHNKLKFEEKRISLFVETTEQELAEYDSDHKVPVLQDSDLIVWDSLSILEYVSEVYLNGKGWPYDRMARAVARSVSAEMHSSFMHVRNELPMNCRKQITSISLSHEAEREIDRIKSLWERCRREFGFTGKWLFGDYSIADAMFAPIALRFSGYNIQLIGVAKEYVDTVMQQPEINEWIEAGKLETEIIEDCEL
- a CDS encoding GDSL-type esterase/lipase family protein; this translates as MKQLILICIALLLFSSVTNADIEVTDSANDPGGSEKIVMIGASYLKGWPLSQVACLPVVNKGVSGETSTQVRERFAADAISSKPTAIIIWGHINDFSNAPMEQEMRTRQIAIDNLKQMIDRTINEGIIPIVATEVTFGLESDIITSVMQFIGSVLGKRSFQDYISSNVLAVNEWIRSYANEHGIGVLEIQKLMTNEEGNRKQGYYTDDLSHITDQAYQDLQTFALPFLEKQLIEKHGLCN
- a CDS encoding NTP/NDP exchange transporter, with the translated sequence MNQPFTIHNLTQRMVNINQGEGRAVVWSFVYFFSLLSSYYILRPIRDEMGVIAGVEKLHWLFTATFFAMLLVVPLFGYVTSRLRRKQFLPYVYYFFISNILIFYLLFESGFSQVYTARIFFVWLSVFNLFVVSVFWSFMTDLYKDEQAKRLFAIIAAGGTIGAITGPLLTALLVQSLGKAPMLLISAGLLGLSVISIYRLVAWQQTQNGVEQTRQLLEEPMGGAILDGIRLALSSPYLLGVCLMMLLFTLLSTFLYFQQAQIVKEAFSNSETRTAIFATIDLSVNVLTLLLQIFITSHLVKGVGLGITLALIPLLLALGFIMLGLFPTLATLITVQILRRAGNYAIMRPAREMLYVVLSREEKYKAKNFIDTVVYRGGDAVSSWVYAGFKAAGLSLSSIAWIAVPLSLAWAWIAYRLGRRQTILANGSHSHSGGGRYEQIG